One region of Temnothorax longispinosus isolate EJ_2023e unplaced genomic scaffold, Tlon_JGU_v1 HiC_scaffold_39, whole genome shotgun sequence genomic DNA includes:
- the Atpsynbeta gene encoding ATP synthase subunit beta, mitochondrial has translation MILNAVSRATAGALRVAKPSLLQNEVAKVSGVLTVNRRNYAAKAAAAPKGGAQGKVVAVIGAVVDVQFDDALPPILNALEVQNRTPRLVLEVAQHLGENTVRTIAMDGTEGLVRGQNVLDSGYPIRIPVGAETLGRIINVIGEPIDERGPIPTDKLAPIHADAPEFVDMSVEQEILVTGIKVVDLLAPYAKGGKIGLFGGAGVGKTVLIMELINNVAKAHGGYSVFAGVGERTREGNDLYHEMIESGVISLKDKTSKVALVYGQMNEPPGARARVALTGLTVAEYFRDQEGQDVLLFIDNIFRFTQAGSEVSALLGRIPSAVGYQPTLATDMGTMQERITTTKKGSITSVQAIYVPADDLTDPAPATTFAHLDATTVLSRAIAELGIYPAVDPLDSTSRIMDPNIIGTEHYNIARGVQKILQDYKSLQDIIAILGMDELSEEDKLTVARARKIQRFLSQPFQVAEVFTGHAGKLVPLQETIKGFQKILAGELDHLPEVAFYMVGPIEEVVAKAESLAKQ, from the exons ATGATCCTGAACGCTGTGTCGAGAGCAACCGCTGGCGCTTTAAGAGTCGCCAAGCCTTCTCTCCTGCAGAATGAAGTGGCGAAAGTTTCAGGCGTCCTTACCGTCAACA GAAGAAACTATGCAGCTAAAGCTGCAGCTGCACCCAAAGGTGGTGCGCAAGGAAAGGTAGTAGCTGTCATTGGTGCTGTTGTTGATGTACAATTCGACGACGCTCTTCCACCTATCCTTAATGCTTTGGAGGTACAGAATCGTACACCCAGGCTAGTACTTGAAGTTGCTCAGCATCTTGGAGAAAATACAGTACGCACTATCGCTATGGacg GTACGGAAGGTCTAGTACGTGGTCAGAACGTTTTAGATTCTGGATATCCTATTCGTATTCCTGTAGGAGCCGAGACTTTGGGCCGCATTATCAATGTCATTGGTGAACCCATTGACGAACGCGGACCCATCCCCACAGATAAGCTAGCCCCTATTCATGCAGATGCTCCTGAATTTGTAGACATGTCCGTCGAACAAGAGATTCTAGTCACGGGCATCAAGGTCGTGGACTTGCTAGCTCCTTACGCCAAAGGTGGAAAAATTG GGTTATTCGGTGGTGCTGGAGTTGGCAAAACTGTACTCATCATGGAACTGATCAATAATGTGGCTAAAGCTCATGGTGGTTATTCGGTATTTGCCGGCGTGGGTGAAAGAACCCGCGAGGGTAATGATCTTTATCATGAGATGATCGAATCAGGTGTCATTTCTCTTAAGGACAAGACCTCTAAAGTAGCACTAGTGTACGGACAGATGAACGAGCCGCCTGGCGCTCGTGCCCGCGTAGCTCTAACTGGACTCACTGTCGCCGAGTACTTCCGTGATCAGGAAGGTCAGGATGTGCTGTTATTCATTGACAACATTTTCAGATTCACTCAGGCTGGTTCCGAg GTGTCCGCTTTGTTGGGTCGTATTCCATCCGCCGTGGGTTACCAACCTACGTTAGCCACCGACATGGGTACCATGCAGGAACGTATCACCACGACGAAGAAGGGATCCATTACTTCTGTTCAAGCTATTTATGTGCCTGCTGATGACTTGACAGATCCTGCTCCTGCTACCACCTTCGCTCACTTGGACGCTACAACCGTGTTGTCACGCGCCATTGCTGAGTTAG GTATTTATCCAGCTGTTGATCCTCTCGACTCCACATCCCGTATCATGGATCCCAATATTATTGGAACGGAACACTATAATATTGCTCGTGGTGTACAGAAGATCCTCCAGGATTATAAATCGCTGCAGGATATTATTGCAATCTTGGGTATGGACGAATTGTCAGAGGAAGACAAACTGACGGTTGCACGCGCGCGTAAAATCCAGAGGTTCTTGTCTCAGCCATTCCAG GTCGCCGAAGTGTTTACCGGTCATGCCGGCAAACTAGTACCATTACAAGAAACCATCAAAGGATTCCAAAAGATTTTGGCCGGAGAATTGGATCACTTACCAGAAGTAGCGTTCTACATGGTCGGCCCGATTGAGGAAGTTGTAGCGAAAGCAGAATCATTAGccaaacaataa
- the LOC139824481 gene encoding uncharacterized protein, with the protein MLQRSDAAGIPKSETIMPSFRHYSEMTFLNDTLEHRQTVTSLKAAINNEQTSTPSANINDLDDVQSTPGSSSISATSKKRKKFQSVDKCDKVLIQALKENKEPTPIDGFCYVYLKVYADFRMKKGQNYKLSF; encoded by the exons ATGCTGCAAAGAAGTGACGCAGCCGGGATACCAAAATCCGAAACAATAATGCCGTCCTTTCGTCATTACAGTgaaatgacatttttaaatgatacCTTGGAACATCGGca aacTGTAACTTCTTTAAAAGCAGCAATTAACAATGAACAAACATCTACACCAAGtgcaaatataaatgatttGGATGATGTGCAATCAACTCCAGGCTCTTCTTCAATATCCGCAACatcaaaaa AAAGGAAGAAATTTCAAAGTGTAGATAAATGTGACAAAGTTCTTATACAAGCGCTGAAGGAAAACAAGGAACCAACTCCGATTGATGGATTTTGCTACGTTTATCTGAAGGTTTACGCAGACTTTCGTATGAAGAAAggtcaaaattataaattgagtTTTTAA
- the Nse4 gene encoding non-structural maintenance of chromosomes element 4 homolog A, which translates to MLNSRNSTSCLNSSNARSSRERKNCLKRALQQTLVLQEVANGSTINKLDEAINEVDHVTSETSIEEKVSNQQEVLIDSQMMTSSSKVLKTCTISLTKRMRDYDHIDFSQKLVKHLQETSGKSQSPNWSLLERRVTKLFKRIANSSTLLGTLDPLEKKIIVRKKPEQRVASQPAVTVPDKLVPHANTKDEDSVERTVRKIKKLITCYCKEAGKPLDFFQLILHPHDFGRTIRNMLYISFLVKDGVMKLKKDHRSLVVEPYHKEINSQQKRSSNRMGIQNVTSLNMKQWRILKKAYRLEQPMIDFDEEK; encoded by the exons atgttaAACAGCAGAAATTCAACGAGTTGTTTAAATTCGTCCAATGCTAGATCTTCCAGGGAACGTAAAAATTGCCTGAAGCGTGCCTTGCAGCAAACATTAgttttac AGGAAGTGGCCAATGGTTCCACAATAAATAAGCTGGATGAAGCCATAAACGAAGTCGACCATGTTACTTCTGAAACAAGTATAGAAGAAAAAG tCTCTAATCAGCAGGAGGTGCTTATCGATTCACAAATGATGACGTCATCTTCCAAAGTTCTAAAAACTTGCACTATCTCACTGACAAAGAGAATGCGCGACTATGATCATATCgacttttcacaaaaattg GTAAAACATTTGCAAGAAACATCAGGAAAATCACAGTCTCCGAATTGGTCACTTTTAGAGAGACGGGtaacaaaattgtttaaaaggATTGCTAATAGCAGCACACTATTAG gcaCATTGGATCCTTTAGAGAAGAAGATAATAGTTAGGAAGAAACCTGAACAGAGAGTAGCATCGCAACCTGCAGTGACAGTACCTGATAAACTGGTGCCACATGCAAACACAAAGGATGAAGACAGTGTCGAACGTACTGtgagaaagattaaaaagttaataacatGTTACTGTAAAGAAGCTGGAAAACCGCTCGATTTCTTTCAATTGATTCTGCACCCCCATGATTTCGGAAGGACCATTAGAAACATGTTATACATATCGTTCCTTGTAAAAGATGGAGtaatgaaattgaaaaaag aTCATAGAAGTCTCGTTGTGGAACCATATCACAAGGAAATAAATTCACAACAAAAACGATCTAGCAATAGAATGGGTATTCAGAATGTCACGTCATTAAACATGAAACAATGGAGA ATATTGAAAAAAGCGTACAGATTGGAACAACCAATGATTGATTTtgacgaagaaaaataa
- the Lt gene encoding vacuolar protein sorting-associated protein 41 homolog has protein sequence MFRTNSYDSICIITVGIQNVGIIQAIAFYFSVSTFQVDFYISGVAPLRNQLVLLGCLKEPDEDGKNQRPTLHVVEPKYQDFSVICANSLTLRGYKEYSCNDYHLDCLKEENRFFIVSPKDIVVASLYDTDDRIEWLLSHGKFEQALEAVTINKGKDCKMHTVLDVGRTYLDHLLACEKYDDAGKLCLKVLGRNKKLWEEEVYKFARVHQLRSISSYLPRGDVILDSLIYEMVLYEYLKMDPDGFLQLVKEWSPDLYTVAAVVNGVLEHLLVHNQRQNVLLEALAILYIHDGKYDKALAMYLKLRHKDVFQLIQKYQLYNSVYDMIEGLMDLDTERAIQFFLEKDRVPSDVVVQKLQHNHRYLYLYLDALDKRDTKDSKGKYHGLLVRLYADYSRDKLLPLLRRSDNYPIQQALDICSQRRFYPEMVYLLGRIGNTSEALALMTRELNDMESAIAFCQEHDDEELWNDLVNYSLDKPAAITFLLQKIGTYVDPRLMVQRIEPTLEIPGLKKALVKMMCDYNLQVSVQEGCKKILSNDYFNLHERLVRCHQKGIFVDDDQMCGACHRKIIVREPRNMVVFYCKHCFHEDCLPNFDLVENCVICNSQKEMTPGRKL, from the exons ATGTTTAGAACTAATTCGTACGAttcaatttgtattataaCAGTAGGTATTCAAAATGTAGGAATCATTCAAGCAAttgcattttacttttcaGTGTCAACGTTTCAagtagatttttatatatccggTGTAGCACCATTGAGAAATCAGTTAGTATTATTAGGATGCCTAAAGGAACCGGATGAAGATGGAAAAAATCAACGTCCAACTCTACATGTGGTTGAACCAAAATATCAAGATTTCTCAGTAATATGTGCAAACTCGCTTACCTTACGTGGTTATAAGGAATACAGTTGCAATGATTATCACTTGGATTGTTTAAAGGAGGAAAACAG atttttCATTGTAAGTCCGAAAGATATCGTAGTGGCCAGTTTGTATGATACGGATGACAGAATCGAATGGCTATTGAGCCATGGAAAGTTCGAGCAAGCTTTAGAAGctgtaacaataaataaaggcAAAGATTGCAAGATGCATACTGTATTGGATGTAGGGCGTACTTATTTGGATCACTTATTAGCATGTGAAAAATACGATGATGCTGGAAAGCTTTGCCTCAAAGTTTTAggacgaaataaaaaattatgggaGGAAGAG GTTTACAAATTTGCCAGAGTGCATCAACTGCGTTCAATCTCGTCCTACTTGCCGCGGGGTGACGTTATCCTCGATTCACTAATCTATGAAATGGTCCtgtatgaatatttaaaaatggatCCCGACGGTTTCCTGCAACTGGTCAAGGAATGGTCACCGGATTTGTACACAGTAGCGGCGGTAGTTAACGGTGTATTGGAGCATTTACTGGTTCACAATCAACGACAGAACGTATTATTAGAAGCGTTAGCCATTTTATATATCCACGATGGCAAATACGATAAAGCGCTCGCTATGTACTTGAAGCTGCGGCACAAGGACGTCTTCCAATTGATCCAAAAGTACCAGTTGTATAATTCTGTGTATGACATGATCGAAGGCCTGATGGATCTGGACACAGAACGTgccatacaattttttctgGAGAAGGACAGAGTGCCGTCTGACGTGGTTGTACAAAAGTTGCAACATAATcatcgttatttatatttg TATCTAGATGCATTAGATAAAAGAGACACAAAGGATTCAAAGGGCAAGTACCATGGTCTTTTGGTACGACTGTATGCCGATTATTCAAGAGACAAGTTACTACCGCTTTTACGTCGCTCTGATAATTATCCAATACAACAGGCTCTGGATATTTGTAGTCAGCGTCGATTTTATCCAGAAATGGTGTATCTGCTAGGTAGAATCGGAAACACTTCGGAAGCTTTAGCGCTCATGACAAGAGAACTCAATGATATGGAAAGTGCAATAGCATTCTGTCAGGAACACGATGATGAAGAGTTGTGGAACGATCTAGTTAATTACTCACTTGACAAACCTG CGGCTATTACATTTCTCCTCCAAAAGATCGGCACCTATGTTGACCCTAGGCTTATGGTGCAAAGGATAGAACCCACTTTGGAAATTCCAGGCTTAAAGAAAGCATTGGTTAAAATGATGTGCGACTACAATCTGCAGGTGTCTGTGCAGGAAGGTTGCAAGAAAATACTATCTAACGATTATTTCAATCTCCACGAGCGACTTGTTCGTTGTCACCAAAAGGGCATATTTGTCGACG ATGATCAGATGTGTGGAGCTTGCCATAGGAAGATAATTGTAAGAG AACCGCGGAATATGgttgtattttattgtaagCATTGTTTTCATGAAGATTGTCTACCCAATTTTGATTTGGTT GAAAATTGTGTGATATGTAATTCGCAGAAAGAGATGACGCCTGgcagaaaattataa